A region from the Salminus brasiliensis chromosome 22, fSalBra1.hap2, whole genome shotgun sequence genome encodes:
- the g6pc1a.1 gene encoding glucose-6-phosphatase a, catalytic subunit, tandem duplicate 1 isoform X1, whose protein sequence is MDLLHSWGVNLAVHLQTEYSAYENWFQLVSSVADLHTTFFIFFPIWFHLKRDVSIKLIWVAVVGDWFNLVLKWVLFGERPYWWVHETRFYGTGEAPALRQVPITCETGPVLSTSRLLQMTLWMLFGLVELQVCMSRVYVAAHFPHQVISGVISGVIVAEVFSRQQWIYHASLQKYFNITLFLLIFAVGFYVLLKTLNVDLLWTLEKAQKWCNNPTWVHMDTSPFASLLRNMGTLFGLGLGLHLPLCPESKFSSSALFRVSCIGVSLVFLQFLDSLTFSSNNQAVFYLLSFFKSAAALLVPTTFVPGGISLFLLGKKDEKTS, encoded by the exons ATGGATCTGCTCCACAGTTGGGGGGTGAATCTGGCCGtccacttgcagacagagtacaGTGCTTACGAGAATTGGTTTCAACTAGTGTCCTCTGTGGCGGACCTCCATACCACCTTTTTCATCTTCTTTCCCATCTGGTTCCACCTCAAAAGAGATGTGAGCATCAAGCTAATCTGGGTGGCTGTGGTTGGGGACTGGTTTAACCTTGTACTAAAATG GGTTCTTTTTGGAGAAAGGCCTTACTGGTGGGTACATGAGACTAGGTTTTATGGTACTGGTGAAGCCCCAGCTCTCCGACAAGTTCCAATCACATGTGAAACTGGTCCAG TACTGTCCACCTCTAGGTTATTACAAATGACACTCTGGATGCTGTTTGGGCTGGTGGAACTGCAAGTCTGCATGTCCCGTGTTTATGTTGCTGCCCACTTCCCACACCAGGTTATAAGTGGTGTCATCTCAG GTGTAATTGTAGCTGAGGTGTTTTCGAGACAGCAGTGGATCTACCATGCTAGCCTACAGAAGTACTTCAACATCACCTTGTTCCTGCTTATTTTTGCTGTTGGCTTCTATGTCCTCCTAAAAACTTTGAATGTGGACCTTCTGTGGACTCTAGAAAAAGCCCAAAAATGGTGTAACAATCCCACCTGGGTCCATATGGATACATCACCATTTGCTAGTCTGCTGCGCAACATGGGTACGCTGTTTGGTCTGGGACTGGGACTGCATTTGCCACTCTGCCCTGAAAGCAAGTTCAGCAGCAGTGCACTCTTTAGGGTCAGCTGTATTGGTGTTTCCTTAGTTTTCCTGCAGTTCCTGGACTCTCTGACCTTCTCTTCAAATAACCAGGCAGTTTTCTACcttctttcattttttaaaagtgcTGCTGCTCTTCTAGTTCCTACAACATTTGTTCCTGGAGGAATTTCCCTGTTTTTACTGGGAAAGAAAGATGAGAAGacctcataa
- the ptges3l gene encoding putative protein PTGES3L: MPKIVRPDDCQPAKTLWFDRKKYITINFMIQKPKDVQVDIQDTKMILSCKDEEDNNIYNEIEFYARVYKNDSREKVCDRTINVLIRKVKDNVAWPRLTKDTAKPAWLSVDFDNWRDWEHEEEDGMAEYEQYMDMLSEMKKKGEPPSMDDLDDLSD, encoded by the exons ATGCCAAAAATTGTAAGGCCGGATGACTG TCAACCAGCCAAAACACTTTGGTTCGACCGCAAAAAGTATATTACTATAAACTTCATGATTCAAAAACCAAAGGATGTTCAAGTTGATATTCAAGACACCAAAATGATCTTAAG CTgcaaagatgaagaagacaacaaCATCTACAATGAGATTGAATTTTATGCTCGAGTGTACAAAAAT GACTCAAGGGAGAAGGTATGCGATCGCACCATTAATGTTTTGATAAGGAAAGTGAAAGACAATGTAGCATGGCCTCGGCTCACAAAAGACACAGCCAAG CCAGCCTGGTTATCAGTAGACTTTGATAACTGGAGAGACTGGGAACATGAAGAGGAAGACGGAATGGCAGAGTATGAACAGTACATGGAT ATGCTttctgaaatgaaaaagaaaggagagCCACCCTCTATGGATGACCTTGATGATCTT aGTGACTAA
- the g6pc1a.1 gene encoding glucose-6-phosphatase a, catalytic subunit, tandem duplicate 1 isoform X2: MDLLHSWGVNLAVHLQTEYSAYENWFQLVSSVADLHTTFFIFFPIWFHLKRDVSIKLIWVAVVGDWFNLVLKWVLFGERPYWWVHETRFYGTGEAPALRQVPITCETGPGSPSGHAMGSAGVGYVMVTAALSIAAQRKCPALLYWLLQMTLWMLFGLVELQVCMSRVYVAAHFPHQVISGVISGVIVAEVFSRQQWIYHASLQKYFNITLFLLIFAVGFYVLLKTLNVDLLWTLEKAQKWCNNPTWVHMDTSPFASLLRNMGTLFGLGLGLHLPLCPESKFSSSALFRVSCIGVSLVFLQFLDSLTFSSNNQAVFYLLSFFKSAAALLVPTTFVPGGISLFLLGKKDEKTS; this comes from the exons ATGGATCTGCTCCACAGTTGGGGGGTGAATCTGGCCGtccacttgcagacagagtacaGTGCTTACGAGAATTGGTTTCAACTAGTGTCCTCTGTGGCGGACCTCCATACCACCTTTTTCATCTTCTTTCCCATCTGGTTCCACCTCAAAAGAGATGTGAGCATCAAGCTAATCTGGGTGGCTGTGGTTGGGGACTGGTTTAACCTTGTACTAAAATG GGTTCTTTTTGGAGAAAGGCCTTACTGGTGGGTACATGAGACTAGGTTTTATGGTACTGGTGAAGCCCCAGCTCTCCGACAAGTTCCAATCACATGTGAAACTGGTCCAG GAAGTCCTTCTGGTCATGCAATGGGCTCTGCTGGGGTAGGGTATGTAATGGTAACAGCTGCACTATCCATTGCTGCTCAGAGAAAATGTCCTGCTTTACTGTATTG GTTATTACAAATGACACTCTGGATGCTGTTTGGGCTGGTGGAACTGCAAGTCTGCATGTCCCGTGTTTATGTTGCTGCCCACTTCCCACACCAGGTTATAAGTGGTGTCATCTCAG GTGTAATTGTAGCTGAGGTGTTTTCGAGACAGCAGTGGATCTACCATGCTAGCCTACAGAAGTACTTCAACATCACCTTGTTCCTGCTTATTTTTGCTGTTGGCTTCTATGTCCTCCTAAAAACTTTGAATGTGGACCTTCTGTGGACTCTAGAAAAAGCCCAAAAATGGTGTAACAATCCCACCTGGGTCCATATGGATACATCACCATTTGCTAGTCTGCTGCGCAACATGGGTACGCTGTTTGGTCTGGGACTGGGACTGCATTTGCCACTCTGCCCTGAAAGCAAGTTCAGCAGCAGTGCACTCTTTAGGGTCAGCTGTATTGGTGTTTCCTTAGTTTTCCTGCAGTTCCTGGACTCTCTGACCTTCTCTTCAAATAACCAGGCAGTTTTCTACcttctttcattttttaaaagtgcTGCTGCTCTTCTAGTTCCTACAACATTTGTTCCTGGAGGAATTTCCCTGTTTTTACTGGGAAAGAAAGATGAGAAGacctcataa
- the aarsd1 gene encoding alanyl-tRNA editing protein Aarsd1 gives MAFQCQRDSYMKEFATAVVSCSPAELKLETNGKKEKVNGFNVILKDTVLFPEGGGQPDDHGTIENVPVLRVTRQGLDAVHFIGSPLEKGQEVQLRLDWERRFDHMQQHSGQHLITALADTMFGYKTTSWDLGRQRSSIELDTATVKAGEMEALEAAVNEKIRAHVPVNVQLLSLDDPAVEKVRSRGLPDDHAGPIRIIDIEGVDANMCCGTHVSNLSHLQVIKILGTEKGKKNKTNLIFIAGNRVLKYAERSYIIEKSLTALLKTGPDEHADAVDKMQKTVKRLQKSNLTLLRDMAVLIAQNFKNQPDRGNFFSLHNKDGDNEFMNIIANEIGFQDTVIFLTIGEEKGAGLFLLAGPENLITQLAPRVSELLQGKGAAKNGRFQGKANSLAKRSEVETLLQEHSRCRGAGEE, from the exons ATGGCTTTTCAGTGTCAGAGAGATAGTTATATGAAAGAA TTTGCCACTGCGGTTGTGTCCTGCTCACCTGCTGAGCTTAAGTTGGAGACCAACGGAAAGAAGGAGAAAGTAAATGGTTTTAATGTGATATTAAAAGATACTGTTCTTTTCCCCGAGGGAGGGGGGCAG CCTGATGACCACGGGACGATCGAAAATGTTCCAGTTCTGCGAGTGACACGGCAAGGACTAGACGCAGTGCACTTTATTGGCTCGCCACTAGAGAAAGGACAAGAGGTCCAACTGAGGTTAGACTGGGAGCGGAGGTTTGACCATATGCAGCAGCATTCAG GACAACACCTGATAACTGCTTTGGCAGACACAATGTTTGGATATAAAACTACTTCATG GGATTTGGGACGGCAGCGCAGCAGTATTGAGTTAGACACAGCTACAGTGAAGGCAGGAGAGATGGAGGCCTTGGAGGCTGCAGTCAATGAAAAGATCCGTGCTCATGTCCCGGTGAATGTGCAGCTCCTTTCCCTAGATGACCCTGCTGtggagaag GTGAGAAGTAGAGGTCTTCCAGATGACCATGCAGGACCTATCAGGATTATTGACATTGAGGGCGTTGATGCGAACATGTGCTGTGGAACTCATGTATCCAATCTCAGTCATCTACAG GTTATTAAGATTCTGGGGACggagaaaggaaagaagaaTAAGACCAATTTAATTTTTATTGCTGGAAACAGAGTACTGAAGTATGCAGAGAGGAGCTACATCATTGAAAAGTCTCTGACTGCCCTACTCAA AACAGGGCCTGATGAGCATGCTGATGCAGTGGATAAAATGCAGAAAACAGTGAAGCGCCTTCAGAAG AGCAATCTCACTCTCCTACGAGACATGGCTGTTCTCATAGCACAGAACTTCAAGAACCAACCAGACAGAGGCAATTTCTTCAGCTTGCATAA CAAAGATGGTGATAATGAGTTCATGAATATCATTGCCAATGAGATTGGCTTTCAA GACACCGTGATCTTTCTCACCATTGGAGAAGAGAAAGGAGCCGGGCTATTTTTACTTGCAGGTCCAGAAAATTTGATAACTCAGCTGGCACCACG TGTGTCGGAGCTGCTACAAGGAAAAGGGGCAGCAAAGAATGGCCGTTTCCAAGGCAAAGCGAACAGCCTGGCTAAGAGATCGGAGGTTGAGACTTTACTGCAGGAGCACAGCCGTTGCCGCGGTGCAGGAGAGGAATGA
- the g6pc1a.2 gene encoding glucose-6-phosphatase catalytic subunit 1: MNTVMDALHGYGVSTTQYLQTHYSDAQGWFLFVSFAADLRNTFFVFFPIWFHLRESVGIKLIWVAVVGDWLNLVFKWILFGERPYWWVHETPYYSNTSMPHIEQFPMTCETGPGSPSGHAMGAAGVYYAMVTSILAIMLSNKKTSSTTVIYLRGSLWALFWTVQICVCLSRVFIAAHFPHQVIAGVITGMIVAEVFNRQQWIYRASLKNYFNITLFLLFFAVGFYVLLKAVGVDLLWTLEKAQKWCVNPAWVHLDTTPFASLLRNMGTLFGLGLGLHSPLYTESKKSGSASFRISCIISTLFLLHLFDSIKPPTHTAALFYLLSFCKSATVPLVTVSIIPYCLSGALSLQSKKQL, translated from the exons ATGAATACAGTCATGGATGCTCTTCATGGCTATGGTGTGAGCACCACCCAATATCTGCAGACTCACTACAGCGACGCTCAGGGCTGGTTCCTGTTTGTTTCCTTTGCTGCAGACCTGCGCAAcaccttctttgtcttctttcccATCTGGTTCCATTTAAGGGAGTCCGTAGGCATCAAGCTCATCtgggtagcagtggtaggagacTGGCTTAACTTGGTCTTCAAATG GATCCTGTTTGGAGAGCGTCCATACTGGTGGGTTCACGAAACGCCTTACTACAGCAACACCTCAATGCCACACATTGAGCAGTTTCCCATGACCTGTGAGACAGGACCAG GTAGTCCATCTGGACATGCAATGGGAGCTGCTGGAGTCTATTATGCCATGGTCACTTCTATCCTCGCCATCATGCTGAGCAACAAGAAGACCTCATCTACTACAGTCat ATACTTGCGAGGCAGCCTCTGGGCACTTTTTTGGACAGTACAGATTTGCGTGTGCCTCTCCAGGGTCTTTATTGCTGCCCACTTCCCTCATCAGGTCATTGCTGGTGTTATAACAG GCATGATTGTGGCTGAGGTGTTCAACAGGCAGCAGTGGATCTATCGGGCCAGTCTGAAGAATTACTTCAACATCACTCTATTCTTGCTCTTTTTCGCTGTGGGCTTCTATGTGCTCCTGAAAGCTGTTGGCGTGGACCTTCTGTGGACTCTGGAAAAGGCCCAAAAATGGTGTGTTAACCCAGCTTGGGTCCATTTGGACACCACACCCTTCGCTAGCCTGCTGCGCAACATGGGTACTCTCTTTGGCCTAGGACTTGGGCTTCACTCACCACTCTATACTGAAAGCAAGAAGAGCGGCAGTGCCTCCTTTAGGATCAGCTGCATCATAAGCACACTCTTCCTACTGCACCTCTTCGACTCCATCAAACCCCCAACCCACACAGCTGCCCTCTTTTACTTGCTTTCCTTTTGTAAGAGTGCCACTGTTCCCCTGGTCACTGTCAGCATCATTCCATACTGCTTGTCTGGAGCCCTGAGCTTGCAGAGCAAGAAGCAGCTCTAA